The Longimicrobiaceae bacterium genome contains the following window.
CTAGCGCGGCAAGGTCCGCGTCCAGCAGCGGCAGCTTGCGGCGCACTTCGGCGTCCAGGGCCAGCGCGCCCCACGCGTCCATCGCGCACAGGCGCTCCTCCACGGGCAGGTAGAAGCCGCGGAAGCGGGCCAGCAGCGCGCGGTAGCCGGGGAGTGTGAGGCCGGGGTCCATCACGCCGGCGTGGGCTTCCACGCGCTCGTGGTGCTCCCGGGTCTGCTCTTTCAGTGCGGCAAGGATCGTCACGCCGGAGAAATCGGAGGGCGGTACGCAAGGACCACACCCGTCGCGGGGCGGCCGTTCGGTCGGGATCGAGCCCTTCTGCCACTCCCGCGCCACGCGCGCCGAGCAACGCGCAGCGGCCTACGCCGAGTACGGATCCGAGCCGCGCATCCACACGATCTCGCCGGCATCTCACGCCCGCTGCCCGCCGATGGAAGATGCCGCGCATCAGTCGACTGGCGTTGGGAAGATGCG
Protein-coding sequences here:
- a CDS encoding biliverdin-producing heme oxygenase; translated protein: MAREWQKGSIPTERPPRDGCGPCVPPSDFSGVTILAALKEQTREHHERVEAHAGVMDPGLTLPGYRALLARFRGFYLPVEERLCAMDAWGALALDAEVRRKLPLLDADLAALGLSQVQIAALPACPRPPALDDVPRALGGLYVLEGATLGGAIISRSLVARLGVGRAGGGAFFGSYGERLGAMWKQFGTALEAWAERHSRSEAHVTGGA